The following are encoded together in the Vagococcus intermedius genome:
- a CDS encoding YcxB family protein: protein MLVLLLIYLSKRTFKNDFSLKELKDLFILYYSASNAIVIPKRTFNSKEDILIFKTLFLNNMNNGKSISKITYKKRHSFGTDPKKLE from the coding sequence TTGTTAGTATTGCTTCTCATTTATCTTTCAAAAAGAACATTTAAAAACGATTTTTCATTAAAAGAACTAAAAGACTTATTTATTCTATATTACTCTGCATCCAACGCAATAGTCATCCCTAAAAGAACATTCAATTCTAAAGAGGATATCCTTATATTCAAGACTCTCTTTTTAAATAATATGAATAATGGAAAATCTATTTCAAAAATTACTTATAAAAAAAGACATAGCTTTGGTACCGACCCCAAAAAGTTAGAGTAA
- a CDS encoding cupin domain-containing protein — protein MEINDKKYGKKPYIVNIEEATVQNDRYRTTMWTGEKLQVTVMSIQPNDDIGLEVHHGIDQFIRIEEGNGLCKMGPTEDNLNFEQKVKDDDAVFVPADMWHNILNIGDKPLKLYTIYAGPDHIPGTVHETHDDARNDPNEQD, from the coding sequence ATAGAAATCAACGATAAAAAATATGGAAAAAAACCTTATATAGTGAATATCGAAGAGGCTACTGTCCAAAATGATAGGTATCGGACAACGATGTGGACGGGTGAAAAATTACAAGTCACCGTTATGTCTATCCAGCCTAATGATGATATAGGGTTAGAAGTTCACCATGGTATTGATCAATTTATTCGTATTGAAGAAGGAAACGGACTATGTAAAATGGGCCCTACAGAGGACAACTTGAATTTTGAACAAAAAGTTAAAGATGATGACGCTGTTTTTGTTCCAGCTGATATGTGGCATAATATCTTGAATATAGGCGATAAACCTTTAAAACTATACACGATTTATGCAGGTCCAGATCATATTCCAGGTACTGTACATGAAACACATGATGATGCACGTAATGACCCTAATGAACAAGACTAG
- a CDS encoding bacteriocin immunity protein, which yields MNKIKWFTGGNKRSEEAIKFLTILQANLKNTTDLPLIKILGEYSIELKNQQGSTPIILSRLNLDISRCLLNNKIHLSEENQKLIKDISSLSQIRYGY from the coding sequence ATGAATAAAATAAAATGGTTTACCGGAGGAAATAAAAGATCAGAAGAAGCTATAAAGTTTTTAACTATCTTACAAGCTAATTTAAAAAACACAACAGATTTACCATTAATAAAAATATTAGGGGAATATTCAATTGAGTTAAAAAACCAACAAGGTTCAACTCCAATTATATTAAGTAGATTAAATTTAGATATATCTCGTTGTTTATTAAATAACAAGATACATCTTTCGGAAGAGAACCAAAAATTAATTAAGGATATTTCATCATTAAGTCAGATAAGATATGGTTATTAA